CGTAGATCCAGACCAGGTCGGCCCGGTTGACGGCGAGAATGTCGCCGAACAGGTAGCCGAGCAGGTCGACCCGCACCGTCTCCATCCGTGACAGAACCACCAGTCCGAGGGCCAGTGCCGAGTGGGAGAGGATGCCGAGCAGGGTGTCACCGGCCAAACGCTTGCCGCGCTGCAGCAGGAACAGCAGCAGTGCCAGGGTGAGACAGACAATCAACACGCCGAGAATCGGCGCCAGGTCGAACAGCAGGGCGCAGGCGACCCCGAGCAGGGCGGCGTGGGCGAGGGTGTCGCCGAAGTAGGCCAGCCGCCGCCAGACGACGAAGGAGCCGAAGGGCCCGGCCACCAGGGCGACGCCGAGCCCGCCGAACAGGGCGCGGAGAATGAAGTCATCCATGGGAGTGTTCCTCGTGGTGATCGGTGTCGTGGCTGAAGAAGGCCAGGTTGTGCTGCGCCGCGGGGCCGAACAGGGTGAGAAAATCGGCATTGCGGCTGACGCTCTCCGGCGATCCGGTACAGCAGACATGATGGTTGAGACAGACCACCCGGTCGGTGGCCGCCATCACCAGGTGCAGGTCGTGGGAAACCATCAGGATGGCGCAGCCGCGCCGTTGCCGCAGGTCGGCCAGCAGTTGGTAAAGTTCGGTCTGACCATGGACATCGACGCCCTGTGCCGGTTCATCGAGAACCAGCAGGTCAGGATTGCGCAGCAGCGCCCGTGCCAGCAGCACGCGCTGCAATTCACCGCCGGAAAGGTTCTGTATCGCGCGTCCGGCCAGCGGCTCGATACCGGTTTCGGCCATGGTGGTGGCCAGTTGCCGCGGGTGACAGTGGCCGGCAAGGTGCAGAAAACGTTTCACGCTCAGGGGAAAAGAGGGATCGATGTGCAGCCGTTGCGGCATGTAGCCGATACTCAGCCCGGGGAGACGGTCAATGCGGCCCGCGGTCGGCGGCAGCAGGCCGAGGGCGAGTTTGAGCAGGGTGGTTTTGCCGGCACCGTTGGGACCGATCAGGGTCAGGATTTCTCCCGCCGTGATGCGCAGGTCAACTCCCTCCACCAGCATCCGCCCCTGGCGGGCGTAACTGACCTGCCGCAGTTCAAGCAGGGTGCGACGGTTGTCGGCCATCTGTTTCAGTCCTCCCGGCAGCGGGAGCAGAGTCCGTGGATTTCCACCGTCTGTTGCTCGACGGAAAAACCGGCTGCCGCCGTCGCCTGCCGAATTGAACGGCTGACGCCGGCCGAACTCAGTTCGCTGGAGGCCTGGCAGGAGCGACAGATGAGAAACTGTCCGGCATGGGGCTCTCCCGGATAACAGCAGCCGGTGTAGGCGTTGAGCGAAGCGAGGCGATGCGCCAGGCCGACCCGCTGCAGGAAATCGAGTGCCCGGTAGACGGTCGGCGGCGCCGCCCGACTCCCGGTCCGCAGTTGTTCGAGCAGTTCGTAGGCACCGACCGGTCGATGACTCTGCCAGAGCAGTTCCAGCACCCGGCGGCGCAGCGGTGTCAGGCGCGCCCGCTGCCGTCGGCAGAGGGCTTCGGCCCGGGCCATGGCCTGGTCGATGCACTGCTGGTGGTCGTGCGGGGTGAAGGGATGATCAGCAAGCTGTTGTGACATGCGGCCTCCTGTGATATGTAACACTATAACATTTTGTTGCGAATCGCCAATCCGCTTGACGTGGTGAGTGATTCAAAGGAGTTGCTGATGGTGCGCAGACGATTGCTGCCGGTCGCGGGATGGCTGCTGTTCTGCCTGCTGTTCGCCGCCGCCCCGGAGGCGCTGGCGGCGGCCCCGCGCGTGGTGGTCAGCATCAAGCCGCTGGCCGGTCTGGCCGCTGCGGTCATGGCCGGCATCGGTCAACCGCAACTGCTGCTGCCGGGCGGATCCTCGCCGCACAGTTTTGCCCTGCGCCCTTCCCAGATGCGGGCGCTGCACCATGCCGACCTGATCCTCTGGATCGGGCCGGAGCTGGAATCGTTTCTCGCCAAATCGCTGCGGGATCCGAACCTGCGGACAAAGACCCTGCAGTTGACCAAGCTGCCCGGCATCAATCTGCTTCCGGCCCGCAAAGGTGGTTCCTGGGGAGAAGATCCGGACGAGGAGCACCGACATGGCGGCATCGATCCCCATCTCTGGCTCGACCCGGCCAATGCCAGGCAACTGCTCAATGCCCTCAGCGCCCGGCTGATCCAGCTTGACCCGCGGCATGCCGCCCGCTACCGGGCCAATGCCGCGGCCGAAAAGCGGAAGATCAGCGCGCTGCAGCATCGCCTCAAGCAGCAGCTCGTTCCGTTGCGGCAGTCGCCCTACCTGGTCTTTCACGATGCCTACCAGTACTTTGAACAGGCCTTCGGCCTTCACCCCCTCGGCGCTCTGGCGATCCACCCGGAACGGGCGCCGGGAGCGCGCCGGATTCGTGAAATGCGCCGTCAGATCAAGAACCGCAACGTGCGCTGTGTCTTCAGCGAACCGCAGTTCGAACCGCGGCTGGTGGCGACCCTGATCGAAGGGACCGGCGCCCGCCACGGTGAACTCGATCCGATCGGCGCTGCCCTGCCCGATGGTCCGGACAGCTACCTTGCTCTGCTGCAGGGGATGGCTGACAACCTGCAGGCCTGTCTCGGGCAGTAGCAGGCGGAGCAAAAACGCCCATCTGCGGCGTTGTCCTTGCCCCGCGTCAACGACGTACCTTCCGGTACGCCTTATTCCGCGGGGGTGCGGACGCCTTGCAGCTGGACCTATTTGCTCCGCCTGGGGAAGATAACCTTTAAACTCCCGGTCAAAAATCTCTGCTCCCCTGTCGTTTCCCGGCGCAAAGATTCCGCCGGGACTTGTCTTCTGCCCGATGAATGCAATAATTTCAAAGGCATGACATCCTTGTTGCAGCAGACCGAAAGGATCCTATGGAAACCTGGGGAGCCAACCTGTTGGGCA
This region of Geothermobacter hydrogeniphilus genomic DNA includes:
- a CDS encoding metal ABC transporter ATP-binding protein, translating into MADNRRTLLELRQVSYARQGRMLVEGVDLRITAGEILTLIGPNGAGKTTLLKLALGLLPPTAGRIDRLPGLSIGYMPQRLHIDPSFPLSVKRFLHLAGHCHPRQLATTMAETGIEPLAGRAIQNLSGGELQRVLLARALLRNPDLLVLDEPAQGVDVHGQTELYQLLADLRQRRGCAILMVSHDLHLVMAATDRVVCLNHHVCCTGSPESVSRNADFLTLFGPAAQHNLAFFSHDTDHHEEHSHG
- a CDS encoding iron chelate uptake ABC transporter family permease subunit; the encoded protein is MDDFILRALFGGLGVALVAGPFGSFVVWRRLAYFGDTLAHAALLGVACALLFDLAPILGVLIVCLTLALLLFLLQRGKRLAGDTLLGILSHSALALGLVVLSRMETVRVDLLGYLFGDILAVNRADLVWIYGGGAVALAGLMVLWRPLLAITADEDLARVEGVKVDLVQAAYLLLMALVVAIMMKVVGLILVTAMFIIPAATARQLARNPESMALLAALVGILAVSGGIGSSLAWDTPAGPSVVLAATLLFILAQIKGRM
- a CDS encoding zinc ABC transporter substrate-binding protein — protein: MVRRRLLPVAGWLLFCLLFAAAPEALAAAPRVVVSIKPLAGLAAAVMAGIGQPQLLLPGGSSPHSFALRPSQMRALHHADLILWIGPELESFLAKSLRDPNLRTKTLQLTKLPGINLLPARKGGSWGEDPDEEHRHGGIDPHLWLDPANARQLLNALSARLIQLDPRHAARYRANAAAEKRKISALQHRLKQQLVPLRQSPYLVFHDAYQYFEQAFGLHPLGALAIHPERAPGARRIREMRRQIKNRNVRCVFSEPQFEPRLVATLIEGTGARHGELDPIGAALPDGPDSYLALLQGMADNLQACLGQ
- a CDS encoding Fur family transcriptional regulator; this encodes MSQQLADHPFTPHDHQQCIDQAMARAEALCRRQRARLTPLRRRVLELLWQSHRPVGAYELLEQLRTGSRAAPPTVYRALDFLQRVGLAHRLASLNAYTGCCYPGEPHAGQFLICRSCQASSELSSAGVSRSIRQATAAAGFSVEQQTVEIHGLCSRCRED